A genome region from Triticum aestivum cultivar Chinese Spring chromosome 2B, IWGSC CS RefSeq v2.1, whole genome shotgun sequence includes the following:
- the LOC123047459 gene encoding F-box/FBD/LRR-repeat protein At5g22660, whose translation MSASTSIPCGSKSAGGNGNGVDRLSSLSDDLLHHVMSFLPMPEVVHTSLLSPRWRFLWCSTPFIRIDSEDFMDQCKLEKFGDRLLLLRDGTISLDEARIHAYRADSATCSAWIRHAIMHKVRLLHISGFLRLDSTATFPSRHLKIIRLQSVTLKHGLFRPLNYDCPVLEHLELELCSVCDHEEISSSSVKVLDVSHCLIISSLLICARNLTHLSILHPYAGAIVTRGLSSLVTALINLRPKSFHHMGTVMDHHLLDGLPHATTLELHAPLHERAFEGGMLTCPAFSNLTSLVLGDWVMTADFYPLHRILQLSDKLKDLTLKLEMRNAAHAKPCRQQGERRRRPQAATLASRGSKSTAGKNIRGSMSWCRRCCSLPAMRRSASSVGPDPC comes from the exons ATGTCGGCATCAACATCCATTCCCTGTGGTTCAAAGAGTGCGGGAGGCAACGGGAATGGTGTTGACAGGCTCAGCAGCCTGTCAGACGATCTGCTCCACCATGTGATGTCCTTCTTGCCGATGCCGGAGGTCGTGCACACAAGTCTTCTCTCACCAAGATGGCGCTTTCTTTGGTGCTCTACACCATTCATCCGCATCGACAGCGAAGACTTCATGGATCAGTGCAAGCTGGAGAAGTTCGGGGACCGCTTGCTGCTCTTGCGTGACGGTACTATTTCCTTGGATGAAGCCCGAATCCATGCCTACCGTGCTGATAGTGCCACGTGTTCCGCATGGATTCGTCATGCCATTATGCACAAAGTTCGCCTCCTTCATATTTCTGGGTTTCTCCGTTTGGATAGCACAGCAACGTTTCCTTCTCGGCACCTCAAAATAATCAGGCTGCAATCTGTCACGTTGAAACATGGGTTATTTAGGCCATTGAACTACGACTGCCCTGTTCTTGAACATTTAGAGCTGGAGTTGTGCAGTGTATGTGACCATGAGGAGATCTCATCAAGCTCAGTCAAGGTTCTGGATGTCAGTCACTGCCTCATTATCTCCAGTCTCCTGATTTGTGCTAGGAACCTTACCCATCTCTCTATCCTTCACCCATATGCTGGTGCTATAGTAACTAGGGGTCTGTCTTCTCTGGTGACAGCTTTGATTAATCTAAGGCCTAAATCTTTTCATCATATGGGCACAGTAATGGATCATCATCTACTTGACGGCCTTCCGCATGCCACAACGTTGGAGCTGCATGCGCCATTGCATGAG CGCGCATTTGAGGGAGGTATGCTAACATGCCCAGCATTTAGCAACCTGACAAGCTTGGTGCTGGGTGATTGGGTCATGACTGCTGACTTCTACCCATTGCACCGCATTCTCCAGCTCTCAGACAAGCTGAAGGACCTAACTTTGAAGCTCGAAATG AGGAATGCAGCACATGCAAAGCCTTGCCGCCAACAAGGAGAGCGCCGCCGTCGGCCTCAGGCAGCTACCCTTGCATCGAGAGGATCAAAATCTACTGCCGGAAAGAACATCCGAGGGTCGATGAGTTGGTGCAGGCGTTGCTGCTCATTGCCGGCAATGCGAAGATCAGCATCGAGCGTCGGCCCTGATCCGTGCTAA
- the LOC123047456 gene encoding uncharacterized protein — protein MGRKSDLADQLQEDGMSAVAAEYEEGSEEEEEPFEREFYDDDDDDDDSNGGEPETQAVDPCEDPLAEEEEANEEKPCDWATPLEDEDTSYDEPFVDELCYEEEDSGEQDSYYAEPFTDQLCEVEPCDVEVAREEEFGRKYSPVQAIKKEQNEEEVLKRTLRKGSSHEHKAVPVTDEIELKPFKKRLSVRFATDVSCYTYSTESFGAARLEKRKAQFDDHDSHLCKRQEHTVSLPQDGVTLKEVDDTNLYVGNLPTSVTSHKLIELFLPFGRIVRSKVADDRFTGVSQGYGFVKYAEPRSATAAIERMNGRLVDGKTLEVRVAGPPTSVFYPSMQAVSETCSLPSKEVDPCRLYVSNLPLSMDTLKLLEHFLRFGKVTDIKVPRDQATGLSKGYGFVKYSDSHHAAQAITHLNGFLVEGKKIEVRVAEVSSTRTIKEIDMANLYVCNIPASIDTDKLVALFSPFGKITHARVAADQGYGFVKFADSQCAAEAIALMNGSLVEGETLIVRVAGLSPLASSSVVQGSPTPSLEMKKSRLYVANLPRSMNADKLVELFVPFGKISKVVINLEYSLVYYADAASVTTAVEHMDGYLIGGKSLVVKRSDSCPTAAAGHAPLSSQSAGGKPTREIDMANLYVGGFPPTVTGDQLVELFRPFGKIVQSRMFLGYGMVRYSDPSSAAAAIDQMDGYRIGASTLAVRVAGLPNIMPRVECLAAPQAPPGNEQKEADLTNLYVGHLPLYITTERLTEIFLPCGQITQAKVVVDRHTGVSKGFGFVKFADTYAAAAALSYMNGYPLEGHILAVRIANVHPSDMASYMARLYSQFKVPDPSTMAVGVPTSSYWPPCYSAESAYAENYRGQGTDAAASQTSQLPESVSASSSFAAERDWSPVSSHVADSSQRQPSAGWAGPPGFEPLHAHAAVSPPPPVVPWAGPPGFEPHSIPKKKDGTTATKPSQPCSKVHLAQSGGSQKRRSIV, from the coding sequence ATGGGGCGCAAAAGTGACCTGGCTGACCAGCTGCAGGAGGATGGCATGAGTGCTGTTGCTGCTGAATATGAAGAAGGcagtgaagaggaagaagaaccaTTTGAACGTGAATtctacgatgatgatgatgatgatgacgacagcaaTGGGGGTGAGCCAGAAACACAAGCTGTGGATCCTTGCGAAGATCCTTTGGCAGAAGAAGAGGAGGCTAATGAAGAGAAGCCTTGCGATTGGGCCACCCCACTTGAAGATGAGGATACCAGTTATGATGAACCTTTTGTTGATGAACTCTGTTATGAAGAAGAAGACAGTGGCGAGCAGGACTCGTATTATGCGGAGCCTTTCACAGATCAGCTCTGTGAAGTGGAGCCCTGTGATGTTGAGGTGGCTCGCGAGGAGGAATTTGGGAGGAAGTACAGTCCTGTTCAGGCTATCAAGAAGGAACAAAATGAGGAAGAGGTCTTAAAACGGACACTGAGAAAGGGCAGCAGCCATGAGCACAAGGCGGTACCAGTGACTGATGAAATTGAATTGAAGCCGTTCAAGAAACGATTGTCTGTCAGGTTTGCTACTGATGTATCTTGTTACACATACAGTACTGAAAGTTTTGGTGCTGCCAGGTTGGAGAAAAGGAAAGCTCAGTTTGATGACCACGACAGCCACTTGTGTAAGAGGCAAGAACACACAGTGTCTTTGCCTCAGGACGGTGTCACGCTGAAAGAAGTGGATGACACTAACCTGTATGTGGGTAACCTGCCAACTTCTGTGACTTCTCACAAGCTCATCGAGCTATTTCTACCTTTTGGACGAATCGTTCGATCAAAAGTGGCGGATGATCGTTTCACTGGTGTAAGCCAGGGATATGGCTTTGTGAAGTATGCTGAACCTCGTAGTGCCACAGCAGCTATTGAACGCATGAATGGGCGCCTGGTTGATGGGAAAACATTAGAGGTTAGAGTAGCTGGACCTCCAACATCAGTATTCTATCCATCCATGCAAGCTGTGTCAGAAACTTGCAGTCTGCCATCAAAGGAAGTTGACCCGTGTAGGCTGTATGTAAGCAACCTCCCCTTATCCATGGACACTCTGAAGCTACTCGAGCATTTTCTTCGTTTCGGGAAAGTAACTGATATAAAGGTACCCAGAGATCAAGCCACAGGTTTAAGCAAAGGATATGGCTTTGTGAAGTACTCTGATTCCCATCATGCAGCTCAGGCCATCACCCATTTGAATGGGTTTCTGGTTGAGGGTAAAAAGATAGAGGTTCGAGTGGCTGAGGTCTCTTCAACCAGAACCATCAAGGAAATCGACATGGCGAATCTATATGTCTGCAACATTCCTGCATCCATTGACACAGATAAGCTGGTTGCGCTTTTCTCGCCATTTGGTAAGATTACCCATGCGAGAGTGGCTGCGGACCAAGGCTATGGCTTCGTCAAATTTGCCGATTCTCAATGTGCTGCCGAGGCTATTGCACTAATGAATGGATCACTGGTTGAAGGGGAAACTCTAATTGTCAGAGTCGCGGGCCTTTCACCACTTGCATCCAGCTCAGTTGTACAAGGCTCACCAACTCCCTCGCTGGAAATGAAGAAATCTAGACTGTACGTCGCTAACCTTCCGCGGTCGATGAACGCTGATAAGCTGGTTGAGCTTTTCGTGCCCTTTGGTAAGATCAGCAAGGTTGTGATCAATCTGGAGTATAGCCTAGTGTACTATGCAGATGCAGCATCAGTGACCACGGCTGTTGAACACATGGATGGGTACCTGATTGGTGGAAAGAGTCTAGTAGTCAAGCGATCAGATTCTTGTCCAACTGCTGCAGCAGGGCATGCTCCTTTATCATCACAGTCAGCTGGCGGCAAGCCCACAAGAGAAATTGACATGGCCAACTTGTATGTTGGCGGCTTCCCACCAACGGTAACTGGCGATCAGTTGGTCGAGCTTTTCCGGCCATTTGGAAAAATTGTGCAATCTAGGATGTTTCTTGGGTATGGCATGGTCAGGTACAGCGATCCTTCATCTGCTGCTGCTGCAATTGATCAAATGGATGGTTACCGAATCGGAGCAAGTACCCTGGCTGTGAGAGTAGCAGGCCTTCCTAATATAATGCCTCGGGTGGAATGTCTAGCAGCACCACAGGCGCCTCCTGGCAATGAGCAGAAAGAGGCAGACTTGACCAACCTATATGTAGGCCATCTCCCGCTCTATATCACCACCGAAAGGCTGACCGAGATCTTTCTGCCATGCGGCCAAATCACTCAAGCAAAGGTAGTCGTTGACCGGCACACCGGAGTGAGCAAGGGATTCGGATTCGTCAAATTCGccgatacttatgctgctgctgcGGCTCTGAGTTACATGAACGGTTACCCGCTGGAGGGGCACATCTTGGCCGTCAGAATAGCCAATGTTCATCCGAGTGACATGGCCAGCTACATGGCGCGTCTCTACTCCCAGTTCAAAGTCCCTGACCCCTCTACCATGGCGGTTGGAGTGCCAACATCGTCGTATTGGCCGCCGTGCTATTCTGCTGAATCAGCTTACGCAGAGAATTATCGGGGGCAGGGAACTGATGCTGCTGCTTCTCAAACGTCTCAGCTGCCTGAATCTGTGTCAGCCAGTTCATCATTTGCTGCTGAAAGGGATTGGTCTCCTGTGTCAAGCCATGTCGCCGACAGCTCTCAGCGGCAGCCTTCAGCAGGCTGGGCCGGCCCGCCTGGCTTTGAGCCCCTCCATGCGCATGCGGCGGTCTCTCCTCCTCCGCCAGTGGTACCTTGGGCTGGCCCACCCGGCTTCGAGCCCCATTCCATCCCCAAGAAGAAAGATGGCACCACCGCGACTAAACCTTCGCAGCCTTGCTCCAAGGTCCATCTGGCACAGTCAGGAGGCAGCCAGAAAAGGCGTTCCATCGTCTAG